The following DNA comes from Thermococcus piezophilus.
TGACGGCGACGATGTTACCGGCCGGAACGGCCTCCATGTTGACCCTCTCAGGACCCATGTAGATACCGACCTGCTGAATCCTAGCCTTCCTCTTGGCGCTGATGAGGTAGACCTCCTGACCGGTCTTCACGGTACCGCTCCAGACACGGCCGGTGGCGACCTCACCCGCGTGCTTGTCGAGGATAATCTTGGTAACGACCATGACAATCTTGCCCTGCGGGTCACACTTGAGCATGGCCTGACCGACATCGCTGTTGACGTCGCCCCTCCAGAGGTGCGGGATCCTGTACTTCTGGGCCTCGAGCGGGTTCGGGAGGTGGCGGACGACCATATCGAGAACCACGACGTGGAGCGGGGCCTTCTGCCTGAGGGTCTTAATGTCGCCGGCGTTGGTGAGCTCGACGATGTCCTTGAATGAAACGCCAGTCTTCTTCATGTAGGGGACGCTGAGGGCCCAGTTGTAGTAGGCGCTACCGAAGGCGACGCTACCGTCCTCGACCTTAACCATCCACTGGCTCTTGAACTCGTCCGGAGCGTACTTCTTGATGAGCCTGTTGACGTCGGTGATAATCTTGGCAAACCTGTTGAGGATCTCGTTCGGACCGAGCTTGAGCTCCTTGATGAGCCTATCGACCTTGTTGATGAAGAGGACCGGCTTAACGTACTCCCTGAGGGCCTGCCTGAGAACGGTCTCGGTCTGGGGCATGACACCCTCGACGGCGTCGACGACTATGATCGCACCGTCTATTGCACGCATGGCCCTGGTAACGTCACCACCGAAGTCAACGTGACCTGGAGTGTCGATGAGGTTAATGAGGTACTCCTTGCCCTCATAGGTGTGGACCATTGAGACGTTTGCAGCGTTGATGGTAATTCCCCTCGCCTGCTCCTGCTCGTCGAAGTCAAGGACGAGCTGCTTTCCAGCGAGCTCCTCGCTAATCATACCTGCTCCGGCGAGCAGGTTGTCGCTCAGCGTTGTCTTACCGTGGTCAATGTGAGCGGCAATACCCATGTTCCTAATCCTCTCGGGCTGGGTCATGAGCTCCTTAATCTTTGCAATCATCTCTTCCCTTCTTCCCATTTACACCACCTTCTAACCTGATGAGCTTGTTCACCACTCACTTAAAAGGTGCGGTTATAAATCTTTCCCAGCGCAAAATCGAGGTCAGGCGAAAACGTTTAAACTACTTAAGGTTTTTGGAAGCAAAAAGAAAATCCAACCACTTCAGCCAAGGAAGTCTATTAAGAATTGCCTGACCTCTTCCCTGACGTCCTCCCTTGCGTAAACCCCCCAGCGCCAGTGCGTATCCTTGAGCTCTACCAGGCTCCTGACGAGAGGGGAAACATTGCTTAACCTCTGGTCTCCCTCAACGAATGCGTTCTTCTCCTCGAACTTTGGCTTCGGTGGGTAGTCAAAAATAGCTAAGTGGCCGAACTCATCTTCAAGGGCCTTTTTAAGCTCCTCGACATTCTTGAGCTCTTTGTTTGTGTAAACTACGCGTTTATAGAGCCTCCTATTATCGATGGCCTTCACAAGCTCTTTGACCTCATCGCGCTCGCTTCCCCTAAGGAGAGCAATTAAATCGACCTCGTCCATGGTGGCGACCTCTTTCTCACGTATTCTCTCAAGCTCGACTGCCTTGATGAGCATCGCCGACGCTATCCTGGAAACATGGTGCTGGTAGACGGTCGGATACATCATGCTCCTCGCGAGGAGCAGCGACTGAGCGGCCATATCCCCCTTTTGCCCGATGATGAGCTTTTCGCCGTCGTAGCGGAGGTTTCTTATAAGCCTGTCGAGGTCGACGAGTCCATATGCAACGCCGGTGTAGTAGGCATCCCTCACGAGGTAGTCCATCCTGTCGGCGTCTATGTCCCCACTCACTATCGGGTGCTTCAGAAACAGCAGGAACTTCCTAATCGAGTAGGCTTCCTCTATTGCCTCCCTAATCTCGCCGTTTTTGAGGAACCATGTGGGGTTCTCCTCGTGCCACGGATAAAGGACCTCCAGCGTATGGGAGAAAGGATACTGCCCGAGGTCATGAAGCAAAGCCGCGTAGGTTACACCCTCCATGAGGAAAAGTTTATATAAATCTGGTGCCGACTAATAGGTGGCAGGGGCTTCCACTTCAGATGGTTCACCTCCGCTTGGAGTTTGTCGACCCTCCTGCCCGGGGGGCTCTTTTGAGCCCCCTTCTTCCTTGCTATACGTGGTTTAAACAGCTTCTCAACATCCTCCTGCACCTCATCAGCCTTTCCGTTCAGGATGAGCCTCACGTTGCCGATGACAATTACCCAGTCGACTATGGGCATCAGCGGCTCCCAGATGTGGCTTATCTTCACGAAGTTCGTCTTTCTCATGCCGTCGATTATCTCAATGACCCTCTCCATGCTGTCGAAGTCTATGTTCGCCAAAGGCTCATCGAGGAATACCAGCTCCGGCTCCCCAATGAAGGCCTGAGCGAGCGATAGGCGCTTCAACATCCCCGAGGAGTAGCAGTTTATCCTTTTATCTATGAAGGGCTTGACCTCAAACAGCTCCACAACCCTCTCCACTTCATCCTCTCCAAAGCCTTTGCTCTCGGCGAAGAGGGTGAGCCACTCCCTGCCCGTTGTGAACTGGGGAAAAGCAGGTGGATCGTAGGCAACGCCAAAGCGTTTCTTGACCCTCCAGTTGTTCCAAGGGTTCTCGCCAAAGACCTTTATCTCCTCTGAGGTTGGCCTGTATACCCCCGTTGCCAGCTTGAGGAAGGTGCTCTTTTCGCCGCCGTTGGAGCCGAGGATGAGGGTTATCCCTTCGGAAATCTCAACCGTTACGCCGTCGAGCGCCCTTATGCTTCCGAAGATTTTCCTAAGTTCTTTCGCCTCTACCAGCGTCATCTGGCCCACCTCCAGACCACGAGAGCGAGGAGAAGAGCGAAGACGGAGCCGCTGATGTAGAGCGCGTCCTGAACTTCTTTAGTCGGGTAATTCTTTATGAACCTGAACGAGCAGGTCAATCCGTCGGTGCCGTTGTTGATTATGAGGTAGTCCCCTTCACGGGGGATGACGAACTGATACTTTGCGTGGCCGTAGACAGCGTGCCTATCTATCTGTTTCCCGTGATGATGTCGTACACCTCAACCATTCCATTGCCGTTGCATGACGCCTCCACCAGTGAGCTGGTGAGCGTATGGGCAGTGACATAGTCCATGCTAGTGACGTTTCCCTGATGCTCCACCAAAGAGAGGAAAACCTGCCCTATAGAACCCACCCTGTCCTCGTAGGAGCTGTAAACCCACAGCGAGCCCGCGGTGAGCATCAGCATTGCCGCGAGGAGAGCCACCCAGAACCTCACACCACATCCCTCCTCCTGATTAGAACCCACGATACGGCGAAGAGGACAGCAGGGACGAGCAGGCCCCAACCAAAGTAGTGTAAGGTGAAGGGAGTGAAGTCTGCACTTCCGCTCCGAGCTATAGCGTCAATGAAGAGCTGGGGCGGTATCTCCGATGTCCCAATGACCCTAGGCGCGTATATGAGGGCGAAGCCCACCATGAAGGCAAGAAATGCGTTGGGGGACGCGAGGGAAACCACTGTGGCTATTGCCATTAAGTACAGCACCAGGAAAGTCAGGATGATTTGGGCATCGGTCATGAAGTTCGACGTTATCTCCGGCAAGTAGCCCGCTATGCTCGCGTATGTGGTCAGCGTCACGTATGCGAAAGGTAGCAGCACTACGAGGAAGCCGTAGATGAGGAACGAGAGCAGTTTGATCCAAAGGAACTCGTCGTTCGAGTAGGGGAGGGAGTAGACGGACTTCGCCACCCCGCTGTCCCGGTCGTAGCGGAAGGTTAGCGCACCAAGGAGCAGAACGAGGAAGCTTATCAGCGTCCAGACATCATCGAGGGGGAGCATGCCCAGTATCGCCGTTGAAACTCCGGATGCTTTTGAAGGCCCGAAGAGTTCAATCTGGGCTCCAGAGGCAAAGCCCATACTTGAACTTACTGTCATCAGAGACTGCTTCATAGCCATTCCTGCCAAGAGTATTCCGAACAGCAGGAGGACGCTCTTAACCAAGTTGTTCATCTTCCAGCGGAAGAGCGTGTAGAGACGTCCCACCTCATTCCCACCTCTAATTTTGTCTTTTCTTTGATTCCCTTATTGTACCTTCCAATCAAGAGTGCCAACAATAGAATTGCAAGCGAGCAATAGAAGACGTAGGAGGTTTTTACCTTCGGTTTTTCGAAGGCCACTACACCGGATTTTTCCCCTTTGAGTCTGAACGATTAAGGACAATGCCTGTGGCGTACGAATCATTGTGCCTGACCTCCACCTGGTATAGAGCATACTCGTCGGTAAAGGATGCCTCCAAGATTCCAACGGCCCATAGATCAGGTCCGCCGTTGGGAGTGAATATAAGCTTTCCATCGGAAGCGTCGAAGGTGTAAATCATGGTCGCCATCTGAACGTTTACAATGGGATACCCCCTGCCAAAGGGCTGGGTAAGGTTAAAGGAGTACTGGCTTGTGACTACTGTTTTTAACGGTGGATAGTACGTAATGTTTTTCCATTTCATTGGTCTCTTATTGTCGATTGCCACAGAGGATATTGTTGTTGGGAAAGGATACTCCGTGAAGGCGTCCCCTTTTTTGAGGGGTTTTAACGGGGTCATCAAAAAGCATTGTGTGGCCATAAACCTTCCCGTTTTTTATTACCTGCAAATCGCTTTCTCTGATGAAGTAAGACCCACTTATCTTAACTTTCCTCAATTTGAAGACGTACCAACTCCAGTCCTTGAAATCAGGGTCGTGGCTTTCCTCAATTTTCTTCGAGAGAAGATCCGACTCATTCCAGAAAACCGGGAGTGATACACCTCTGGGAAGAAACGTCATTACCGTAACGTTATTGAGCGTAATGGCGACACGCGAACGGACATAGCTGCCGTTTTCTTCGAGTTCGAACTTTATCATGACATCATTGTATGTTTTTATCGTGTAAAGAACTCCAGAGTAATTGTAAATCATGATGTGGTTATCCATTCGGGCTTGTCCCCAAGGGAGAGACGATAGTGAATATATGGGTCGTATCTAGAGGCTATATATGTTAGAGAAGTATAACTACCAAACTCAGAAGCACTAGCAAGGGACGACACCATGAGAATCGCAACCAGCAGGAAAAGATTTACCAATCTATGCTTGACCATTTCAGACCCTCCTTGTTCAATTTTCAAAACAATACGACCTGCCGGGCGATTGGTGATACTCTCATTATTATATTTAACTTTTACTTCGAAGTTTAATTATAAATTTCA
Coding sequences within:
- a CDS encoding phosphohydrolase is translated as MEGVTYAALLHDLGQYPFSHTLEVLYPWHEENPTWFLKNGEIREAIEEAYSIRKFLLFLKHPIVSGDIDADRMDYLVRDAYYTGVAYGLVDLDRLIRNLRYDGEKLIIGQKGDMAAQSLLLARSMMYPTVYQHHVSRIASAMLIKAVELERIREKEVATMDEVDLIALLRGSERDEVKELVKAIDNRRLYKRVVYTNKELKNVEELKKALEDEFGHLAIFDYPPKPKFEEKNAFVEGDQRLSNVSPLVRSLVELKDTHWRWGVYAREDVREEVRQFLIDFLG
- a CDS encoding ATP-binding cassette domain-containing protein codes for the protein MTLVEAKELRKIFGSIRALDGVTVEISEGITLILGSNGGEKSTFLKLATGVYRPTSEEIKVFGENPWNNWRVKKRFGVAYDPPAFPQFTTGREWLTLFAESKGFGEDEVERVVELFEVKPFIDKRINCYSSGMLKRLSLAQAFIGEPELVFLDEPLANIDFDSMERVIEIIDGMRKTNFVKISHIWEPLMPIVDWVIVIGNVRLILNGKADEVQEDVEKLFKPRIARKKGAQKSPPGRRVDKLQAEVNHLKWKPLPPISRHQIYINFSSWRV